Proteins found in one Amphiura filiformis chromosome 14, Afil_fr2py, whole genome shotgun sequence genomic segment:
- the LOC140169076 gene encoding uncharacterized protein, whose product MADNEGLSLSVEDEASRSSPATSGMTFSDLNFHEKLGRGSFGIVYKVTFKKPFLNVKVGAAKSIAEEDLKEEALLMKILDHPNIVKLYGVLDGHMGTKILLLEYAPNGTVRDYLTQHEGSEISVKLLKKWARESALGLQYLHQKRLLHRDVKASNSLVFEDNVLKLSDFGLAREMTDSETTSTAKGTWRYMAPEIHKDDHFSFKTDIYAYGMLVLEIGTGKPPFDGMEPLQVVFRVGGENLKPTIPADFPKALGVLIWRCWNANPKYRPSLAEALEVIDGLADEPVTFKKQASDTASASVSSHSSNNWRLIREFGKEGEAEGEFLQNGGIGVCNNSDVVVTDFPNWEEDKHPPRRAYVFSHGGKFKYTLHPPDDKPEARMISPQDVAITSRSEIAIADTESQYVKIFNEKGTYLRMFSVLSDENQTTMVQPFSISVASNGDILVSCVTRKVITIHDADDGRLISTVKLNIKPHYMTTNNNQQIFVCDWAVKKVHAVNDAGDVIFSLESFTVDGKPGMPAGITCDEEYHIYIAVMHFNPADNDCPFANTGHIHQYSHWGRFIRCIITNMYSPCGVTWHNDTIYVANARCVSMYRRIQRAKSWSGF is encoded by the exons ATGGCAGACAACGAGGGCTTATCCTTATCG GTTGAAGACGAAGCGTCACGTTCTTCTCCTGCGACATCAGGAATGACATTTTCAGATCTAAATTTTCATGAAAAGCTTGGAAGAGGCAGTTTTGGTATAGTGTATAAGGTAACATTTAAAAAGCCGTTCTTGAATGTAAAGGTAGGAGCAGCAAAAAGCATTGCAGAAGAAGACTTAAAAGAAGAAGCTTTGCTCATGAAAATTCTCGATCATCCAAACATTGTCAAGCTTTACGGCGTCTTGGATGGTCACATGGGCACAAAGATCTTGTTACTTGAATACGCGCCAAATGGTACAGTCCGCGACTATCTTACTCAACACGAAGGATCTGAAATCTCCGTCAAATTGTTGAAGAAATGGGCCCGAGAGTCCGCCCTAGGGCTACAATATCTGCACCAAAAACGGCTCCTGCATAGAGACGTGAAGGCCTCCAATTCCCTTGTCTTTGAAGACAATGTCTTAAAACTATCTGACTTTGGGCTAGCAAGAGAAATGACCGACTCAGAGACTACGTCGACCGCGAAAGGCACGTGGCGTTACATGGCACCTGAAATCCACAAAGATGACCACTTCTCCTTCAAGACTGACATCTATGCGTATGGAATGCTGGTGCTGGAGATAGGCACAGGAAAGCCTCCATTTGATGGAATGGAACCTCTGCAAGTAGTATTCCGTGTAGGTGGAGAAAACTTGAAGCCGACTATTCCAGCGGATTTCCCTAAAGCACTGGGAGTTCTCATATGGCGTTGTTGGAATGCAAACCCAAAATATCGCCCAAGTCTAGCAGAAGCACTGGAGGTGATTGATG GTTTAGCGGATGAACCAGTGACATTCAAAAAACAAGCCAGCGATACTGCATCTGCGTCAGTAAGTTCACACAGCAGCAATAATTGGCGTCTCATCAGGGAATTTGGCAAGGAAGGTGAAGCAGAAGGAGAGTTTCTGCAAAATGGCGGAATCGGGGTATGCAACAATTCCGATGTGGTAGTTACCGACTTTCCTAATTGGGAAGAAGACAAGCACCCACCACGACGGGCATATGTATTCAGCCATGGCGGTAAGTTCAAGTACACGCTCCATCCACCAGATGACAAACCTGAGGCACGGATGATATCTCCTCAAGACGTAGCTATTACATCACGAAGTGAAATCGCAATAGCAGATACAGAGTCTCAATACGTGAAAATTTTCAATGAGAAAGGTACCTATCTGCGAATGTTCTCTGTGCTATCAGATGAGAATCAGACCACTATGGTACAACCATTCTCCATATCAGTTGCGTCCAATGGTGATATATTGGTGAGTTGTGTGACAAGAAAGGTGATCACCATACATGATGCAGATGATGGACGGTTGATCAGCACTGTCAAGCTCAACATCAAGCCACATTACATGACAACCAATAACAATCAGCAGATCTTTGTGTGTGATTGGGCGGTCAAGAAGGTCCACGCAGTAAACGATGCAGGTGATGTCATCTTCTCATTGGAAAGTTTCACTGTTGATGGGAAACCAGGTATGCCAGCAGGAATTACATGTGATGAGGAATATCACATATACATCGCTGTAATGCACTTTAATCCAGCAGACAATGATTGCCCCTTTGCTAATACTGGACACATTCACCAGTATTCACATTGGGGTAGGTTCATTAGGTGTATCATTACAAATATGTACTCTCCTTGTGGAGTCACCTGGCACAATGATACGATCTATGTAGCCAATGCCAGGTGTGTAtccatgtatagacgaatccaacgagcaaagtcatggtcaggattttaa